From a region of the Pecten maximus chromosome 18, xPecMax1.1, whole genome shotgun sequence genome:
- the LOC117316700 gene encoding tribbles homolog 2-like — protein sequence MSLTGSRPRLSIPSHGPRKKDYYDISSNIGVQGVLSPDLQPSQPLFPEKYAQSNVSKIGKYLLLDQIEGDIYKAVNWQTKDEYVCKIFPINRYREELETYWQVDCHPNISSISEITLGETKAYVFFERHYGDLHSYVRQKKRLKEEEASRLFEQISDAVYHCHENGIVLRDLKLRKFVFKNPERTQLRLDGLEDACVLEDEADDRLADKHGCPAYVSPEILHTSDTYSGRSADIWSLGVMLYTMLVGRYPFHDSEPSALFGKIRRGQFTIPQMLSSKAKCLIKSLLRREPTERLTAGEVLQHPWVQGTLPIGFMTIVDHKNLDQAVPNVIIHEPEEDLFL from the exons ATGAGCCTTACGGGAAGCCGGCCCAGACTTAGTATACCGAGTCATGGGCCACGAAAGAAAGACTATTATGATATATCCTCCAACATAGGAGTGCAAGGGGTTCTTAGCCCAGATCTTCAGCCTTCACAACCCCTCTTTCCAGAGAAATATGCGCAATCAAACGTTTCtaaaattggaaaatatttattattggACCAAATTGAAGGGGACATTTATAAAGCTGTGAATTGGCAAACCAAGGATGAATATGTTTGCAAG ATTTTCCCGATCAATCGATACCGAGAGGAGCTGGAAACGTACTGGCAGGTTGATTGCCATCCAAATATTAGTAGCATCAGCGAAATAACCCTTGGTGAGACCAAAGCATACGTGTTTTTTGAGCGCCATTATGGCGACTTACACTCGTATGTGCGTCAGAAGAAACGTCTTAAGGAAGAGGAAGCTAGTCGATTGTTTGAACAGATCTCTGATGCAGTATATCACTGTCACGAAAATGGAATTGTCTTACGAGACCTGAAACTTCgcaaatttgttttcaaaaacccagaaag AACTCAGTTGCGACTGGATGGGTTAGAGGATGCCTGTGTGTTGGAAGATGAGGCAGACGACAGATTAGCAGACAAACATGGCTGCCCAGCATATGTTAGCCCCGAGATCCTACACACTAGCGACACCTACTCCGGTCGATCGGCAGACATCTGGAGTCTTGGTGTGATGCTGTACACCATGTTGGTGGGACGGTATCCATTCCACGATTCTGAACCTAGCGCTTTATTTGGGAAAATACGACGCGGTCAGTTTACCATCCCCCAAATGTTATCATCAAAAGCGAAATGTCTGATAAAAAGTCTGCTGCGGCGTGAACCAACGGAGCGTCTTACAGCTGGGGAAGTGTTGCAGCACCCTTGGGTGCAAGGTACCCTTCCGATAGGGTTTATGACCATAGTAGACCACAAGAACCTTGACCAGGCAGTTCCAAATGTTATCATACATGAACCGGAGGAAGACTTATTTTTATGA